One window of Thiomicrorhabdus lithotrophica genomic DNA carries:
- a CDS encoding tRNA (cytidine(34)-2'-O)-methyltransferase, translating into MLHIILYEPEIPQNTGALIRLSANMGAHLHLIHPIAFDLSEKKVRRAGLDYAELANLQEHKSLEACLDKIQPNRVFALTTKTTRYYTEPKFENGDAFLFGPETRGLPAEVIESLPEEQRLTIPMMPGGRSLNLANAVSAMAYEAWRQLDFDMNL; encoded by the coding sequence ATGTTACATATAATTCTTTACGAACCTGAAATTCCGCAAAACACAGGTGCTTTAATTCGCTTAAGCGCCAATATGGGCGCCCATTTACATTTAATTCACCCTATCGCATTTGATTTAAGTGAGAAAAAGGTACGTAGAGCTGGCTTAGATTATGCCGAGCTAGCTAACTTGCAAGAGCACAAAAGCCTAGAAGCCTGCTTAGATAAAATCCAACCAAACCGTGTTTTTGCTTTAACCACAAAAACCACGCGTTATTATACAGAGCCAAAATTTGAAAATGGCGATGCTTTTTTATTTGGTCCAGAAACTCGTGGCCTGCCCGCAGAAGTCATTGAAAGCCTGCCCGAAGAACAGCGCTTAACCATTCCAATGATGCCGGGTGGCAGAAGCTTAAACTTGGCTAATGCCGTTTCAGCCATGGCGTATGAAGCTTGGCGACAACTCGATTTTGATATGAATCTATAA
- a CDS encoding transglycosylase SLT domain-containing protein has product MISPKRLLLFTLTAITFMVSGCSSTPPPKKTFDNVCSIYNHDRDWQNAALKSSKKWGTPSYVLMALIHQESRFKPNAQPPRKYALGMIPLPRESSAYGYSQAKDGTWHDYMKATGNWGASRNDIEDSMDFIGWYNYQSYKRLKISRKDTYKLYLAYHEGHVGYSRRNYLKKPWLLKVAKKVSNRARMYKKQSRKCG; this is encoded by the coding sequence ATGATTAGTCCAAAACGTTTGTTATTATTCACTCTTACCGCAATAACCTTTATGGTCTCAGGCTGCAGCAGTACTCCTCCACCTAAAAAGACCTTTGACAACGTTTGCTCAATTTATAATCACGATAGAGATTGGCAAAATGCTGCATTAAAATCCTCTAAAAAATGGGGGACACCTTCTTATGTATTAATGGCTTTGATTCATCAGGAATCACGCTTTAAACCAAATGCACAACCCCCAAGAAAATACGCTTTAGGCATGATTCCACTGCCAAGAGAATCTTCAGCCTATGGGTACTCTCAAGCTAAAGATGGAACATGGCATGACTACATGAAGGCCACTGGTAATTGGGGCGCGTCTCGCAATGATATCGAAGATTCTATGGACTTTATTGGTTGGTACAACTATCAGTCCTATAAACGCCTTAAAATTTCTCGTAAGGATACTTACAAGCTTTATCTTGCGTACCATGAAGGACATGTTGGATATTCAAGACGTAATTATCTTAAGAAGCCTTGGCTACTAAAGGTTGCGAAAAAAGTGTCTAATCGCGCCCGTATGTATAAAAAACAATCACGTAAATGTGGTTAA
- a CDS encoding M16 family metallopeptidase, whose protein sequence is MKNRIYHIPKRGMKACLVVASMLLSFSAMATVDIQSWQTTSGAKVMYVQANQLPMLDIEVAFDAGSARDADSWGVAAMTSGLLGTATSKLNEDQVSETFNSIGAQIGSSVTRDSASISIRTLTRPEIMQTALNTFETLISDTQFTKPIFDREMQRLKIGLKQKSVEPQVISNETLWKTLYGNHPYAHPTSGTLESVESITLDSLKAFYKKYYVASNAVISIVGNVNKAQAKEIAEKLMQNLPKGQKAPGLVAPKAINKHKSITIDFDSTQTYYSLAQLGIERGHPDYAALFVGNHILGGSGFGSLLMEEVREKRGLVYSVYSYFAPQKVAGPFLIGLSTKNASALEADKVVRETLDGFLKDFTDEKLQAIKDNLIGGFPLRIDSNAKILGYISMIGFYGLPLDYLEWFPKQIEQVTKEDVLEAWNMHIKPDEMLKIMVGKPE, encoded by the coding sequence ATGAAAAATAGAATCTACCACATACCGAAAAGGGGTATGAAGGCCTGTTTAGTTGTTGCTTCAATGTTGTTGAGTTTTTCGGCAATGGCGACTGTCGACATACAGAGCTGGCAAACTACTAGCGGCGCAAAAGTGATGTACGTTCAGGCTAATCAGTTACCGATGCTCGATATTGAAGTCGCCTTTGATGCGGGTTCGGCACGCGATGCTGATAGCTGGGGTGTGGCGGCAATGACTTCAGGTCTGCTGGGAACAGCTACATCTAAATTGAATGAAGACCAAGTGTCTGAAACTTTTAACAGTATCGGTGCGCAAATTGGTTCTAGTGTCACTCGTGATAGTGCATCTATTTCAATAAGAACATTAACCCGACCTGAAATTATGCAAACAGCTTTGAACACATTTGAGACTTTAATTAGTGATACTCAGTTTACTAAACCGATTTTTGACCGAGAAATGCAGCGTTTGAAAATTGGTCTGAAGCAAAAATCAGTTGAACCTCAAGTTATCTCAAATGAAACTTTGTGGAAAACGTTGTACGGAAACCACCCCTATGCTCATCCTACTTCAGGTACGCTAGAGTCTGTTGAAAGTATTACTTTAGATAGCCTAAAAGCATTCTATAAAAAATACTATGTTGCCAGTAATGCGGTTATCTCAATTGTTGGTAATGTAAATAAAGCTCAGGCAAAAGAGATTGCTGAAAAGCTAATGCAAAACTTACCTAAAGGTCAAAAGGCACCAGGCCTGGTAGCTCCTAAAGCGATAAATAAACATAAATCTATCACAATCGATTTTGATTCGACACAAACCTACTACTCATTAGCCCAGCTTGGTATTGAACGTGGTCACCCTGATTATGCTGCGTTGTTTGTAGGAAACCATATTCTTGGTGGCAGTGGTTTTGGATCTCTGTTAATGGAAGAAGTCCGCGAAAAACGCGGTTTGGTATATAGCGTATACAGTTACTTTGCACCACAAAAAGTGGCAGGACCATTTTTGATTGGTTTATCCACCAAAAATGCATCGGCTTTAGAGGCCGATAAAGTGGTTAGAGAGACTTTAGATGGTTTTTTAAAAGACTTTACGGATGAGAAACTTCAGGCCATTAAAGATAATTTAATTGGTGGCTTTCCATTGCGTATTGACAGTAATGCCAAGATATTAGGTTATATCTCTATGATTGGTTTTTACGGTTTACCTTTAGATTACCTAGAGTGGTTCCCTAAGCAGATAGAACAAGTCACAAAAGAAGATGTTTTAGAGGCTTGGAATATGCACATTAAGCCAGATGAGATGTTAAAAATTATGGTGGGTAAGCCTGAATAA
- a CDS encoding dihydroorotate dehydrogenase, which yields MVDLSVDLCGIHFNSPVAMASGNAGYGIEYQSVSGFSNQDVGAVFLKGTSLEPKLGNKPERVMESPSGLLNSIGLQNPGARAVIEEYLPKLDLSQSKFIINVSGSSIEEYAEVVRLFNDTDLPAIEVNISCPNVKKGGAAFGNDPDMAARVVEACRASTTKPLIVKLSPNQTDIAEGARRVIEAGADALSAINTLMGMQIDVKTRKPTLGNNQGGLSGPAIKPVALLKVHQVYQVAKLHNIPIIGLGGIASAEDAIEFFLAGASMVAVGTAVAKDPLLVKKINKGIAKYMQANGMQSVAELTGALELNTDTVLCGAV from the coding sequence GTGGTTGATTTATCGGTTGATCTTTGTGGTATTCATTTTAATTCCCCTGTAGCAATGGCCTCAGGAAATGCAGGTTATGGCATAGAATACCAGTCTGTTTCCGGGTTTTCCAATCAAGATGTGGGGGCTGTCTTTTTAAAGGGTACATCATTAGAGCCTAAACTGGGTAATAAACCAGAAAGGGTAATGGAATCTCCAAGTGGATTGTTGAATTCGATTGGTTTGCAAAATCCAGGCGCCCGCGCTGTTATTGAAGAATATCTGCCTAAGCTGGATTTAAGTCAATCCAAGTTCATTATTAATGTATCAGGTTCAAGTATTGAAGAGTATGCGGAAGTAGTGCGTTTATTTAATGATACGGATTTGCCTGCAATTGAAGTCAATATCTCTTGTCCTAACGTTAAAAAGGGTGGCGCTGCATTTGGTAATGATCCTGATATGGCAGCAAGAGTGGTTGAGGCTTGTAGAGCAAGTACCACAAAACCTTTAATTGTTAAATTGTCGCCAAACCAAACGGATATTGCAGAGGGCGCACGCCGAGTCATTGAAGCCGGAGCAGATGCGTTATCTGCTATTAATACCTTAATGGGGATGCAAATTGATGTAAAAACCCGCAAGCCAACCTTAGGTAATAACCAAGGTGGTTTGTCAGGCCCGGCAATTAAGCCTGTTGCGTTATTGAAAGTACATCAAGTTTATCAAGTGGCCAAGTTACATAATATTCCCATTATCGGACTGGGTGGTATTGCCAGTGCAGAAGACGCTATCGAGTTTTTCCTAGCTGGTGCGTCAATGGTTGCGGTTGGAACTGCTGTGGCAAAAGACCCTTTATTAGTGAAAAAGATAAATAAAGGTATTGCAAAGTATATGCAAGCAAATGGAATGCAGTCGGTAGCAGAGCTAACCGGCGCATTAGAATTAAATACCGATACGGTTTTGTGTGGCGCGGTTTAA
- a CDS encoding type III pantothenate kinase — translation MNKLFLDIGNSCIKYSTVTNGDYNIHNSILLDDLLLNGLDSFGFPYFPDTVYFSTVADADKVDALKLLIQNEWQVFPIQLTAQKSCCGLTSGYDNFNQLGVDRWFAMQGAIGIYDIPIIVVDAGTALTIDAVVDGQHLGGLIVPGMNTMRQSLATNTADLLDVRTSDIKSDSNELLLLGTNTASAILAGTLYMAASFINQVINDLNNQVGTQFKIIMTGGESEQLCRLLDFEYDYIPDLVLQGMVNVEESVKNS, via the coding sequence ATGAATAAACTTTTTTTAGATATTGGTAACAGTTGTATTAAGTATTCAACCGTTACAAACGGTGACTATAATATTCACAATTCAATATTATTAGATGATTTACTTTTAAATGGTTTAGATTCATTTGGTTTTCCTTATTTTCCAGATACTGTGTATTTTTCTACTGTAGCAGATGCAGATAAAGTCGATGCTTTAAAGCTACTTATTCAAAATGAATGGCAGGTATTTCCAATCCAGTTAACAGCCCAAAAATCTTGTTGCGGCTTAACTTCTGGCTATGATAATTTTAATCAACTAGGAGTTGATCGTTGGTTTGCAATGCAGGGTGCTATCGGTATCTATGACATTCCAATAATTGTTGTTGATGCTGGTACAGCTTTAACTATTGATGCTGTTGTAGATGGTCAACATTTAGGAGGATTGATTGTTCCTGGTATGAACACCATGCGCCAATCACTAGCTACTAACACGGCTGATCTTTTAGATGTACGTACTAGTGATATCAAGTCAGATAGCAATGAATTGTTATTGTTAGGAACTAATACAGCATCAGCTATTTTAGCTGGTACTTTGTACATGGCTGCCTCTTTTATAAATCAAGTTATTAATGATTTAAACAACCAAGTCGGTACTCAATTCAAAATCATAATGACCGGTGGTGAATCAGAGCAATTATGTCGTCTTTTAGACTTTGAATATGATTATATTCCAGACCTTGTATTACAGGGAATGGTTAATGTTGAGGAATCTGTCAAAAATAGTTAA
- the ftsY gene encoding signal recognition particle-docking protein FtsY translates to MFSFLRRKKNVEETSEQHIDQNRIEDNQVEEIQQPLQETPQPDEELPSVKDGGQTGSDTSLEPKNEDVEQSTTVNDSEVSLETPEEQKTLEIEVVSEKVETNPIAEEQEKQSFFTRLKKGLSKTRQSFTESLASLVLGRKEIDDDLLDDLEMILLTADVGIDATDKIIKNLTEQVSRKELKDPEALITALKLQLQAIIDPMSSPLEIDTHLAKEQGPFVILMVGINGVGKTTTIGKLAKKYQLEGKSVMLAAGDTFRAAAVEQLQTWGERNNVPVMAQKTGADSAAVIFDAIQSAKAKKIDVLIADTAGRLHTQSNLMEELKKVKRVIAKVDDTAPHEVMLVIDAGTGQNALNQAQQFQEAVDVSGITLTKLDGTAKGGIVFALAEQRQIPIRFIGVGESIDDLRTFNSKSFTEALFDQSNNS, encoded by the coding sequence ATGTTTAGCTTTTTGCGCCGCAAGAAAAATGTTGAAGAAACTTCAGAACAACATATTGATCAAAACCGTATTGAAGACAATCAGGTTGAAGAGATTCAGCAGCCACTTCAAGAAACACCACAACCTGATGAAGAGTTACCATCTGTTAAAGATGGAGGTCAAACTGGCTCTGACACTAGCTTAGAGCCTAAGAATGAAGACGTTGAACAATCAACTACCGTAAACGATTCCGAAGTTTCTCTTGAGACACCAGAAGAACAAAAAACGTTAGAAATCGAAGTCGTTTCTGAAAAAGTAGAAACCAACCCGATAGCTGAAGAACAAGAAAAACAGAGTTTTTTCACTCGTTTAAAAAAAGGTCTAAGCAAAACTCGCCAAAGTTTTACTGAAAGCTTAGCCAGTTTGGTTTTAGGCCGTAAAGAAATTGATGACGACCTACTTGATGATTTAGAGATGATATTGCTCACAGCCGATGTTGGTATTGATGCAACCGATAAAATCATCAAAAACTTAACAGAGCAAGTTTCACGTAAAGAACTTAAAGATCCAGAAGCGTTAATTACGGCTTTAAAATTACAGCTTCAAGCGATTATCGATCCAATGTCATCTCCTTTAGAAATTGACACTCACCTTGCTAAAGAACAAGGACCTTTTGTTATCTTAATGGTTGGGATTAACGGCGTAGGAAAAACCACGACAATCGGTAAACTTGCGAAAAAATATCAACTTGAAGGTAAGTCCGTTATGTTGGCGGCTGGCGACACTTTTCGTGCGGCTGCAGTTGAACAATTACAAACATGGGGTGAGCGAAACAATGTACCTGTAATGGCTCAAAAAACTGGCGCCGATTCTGCAGCAGTGATTTTTGATGCCATTCAATCCGCTAAAGCTAAAAAAATTGATGTGTTAATTGCTGACACTGCTGGGCGCTTGCACACCCAATCAAATCTCATGGAAGAACTTAAAAAGGTGAAGCGCGTTATTGCTAAAGTAGATGACACAGCACCACATGAAGTCATGTTAGTGATTGATGCTGGTACGGGCCAAAACGCGTTAAATCAAGCACAGCAATTTCAAGAAGCCGTTGATGTTTCTGGTATTACCTTAACGAAACTTGATGGTACAGCCAAAGGCGGAATTGTATTTGCTCTGGCAGAACAACGACAAATTCCAATTCGATTTATTGGTGTTGGTGAATCTATTGATGACTTAAGAACATTTAATAGTAAAAGCTTTACCGAAGCCCTTTTTGATCAATCAAATAATAGTTAA
- the fabB gene encoding beta-ketoacyl-ACP synthase I — translation MKRIVITGVGIVSSLGNNTEEVTQSLKEGKSGIVFAPEYAENGMRSQVHGAVKNLEFKDHIDRKQLRFMGDAAAYSYIAMQQAVEDSGLTEEQISNPRTGLIAGSGGGSNSNSTLAVEIAREKGVKRVGPYMVTRTMGSTVSACLATPFKIKGINYSISSACSTSAHCIGTAVEQIQLGKQDVVFAGGGEELHWTMSVMFDAMGALSTKNNDNPDKASRAYDVDRDGFVIAGGGGMVVVEELEHALARGAKIYAEITGYGANSDGYDMVAPSGEGAVRCMNMALATVDGDVDYINPHGTSTPVGDTKEAAAIREVFGEKVPMISSTKSLSGHSLGAAGVHEFIYSLMMLENDFVCASANIENLDPECEGMPIVTERIDNAGLNRIMSNSFGFGGTNASVVFERYKA, via the coding sequence ATGAAAAGAATTGTTATTACGGGTGTTGGTATTGTTTCAAGTCTTGGGAATAATACAGAAGAAGTTACTCAGTCTTTGAAAGAAGGTAAATCAGGTATTGTATTCGCACCAGAGTATGCTGAAAACGGAATGCGTTCGCAGGTACATGGCGCTGTCAAAAACCTAGAATTTAAGGATCATATTGATCGTAAGCAATTACGCTTTATGGGTGATGCCGCAGCTTATTCATATATTGCGATGCAACAAGCTGTAGAAGATTCTGGTTTAACAGAAGAACAGATTTCTAACCCAAGAACGGGCCTTATTGCTGGTTCTGGTGGTGGTTCTAACTCAAACTCTACGCTCGCGGTAGAAATAGCGCGCGAGAAGGGTGTTAAACGCGTTGGACCTTATATGGTTACTCGTACAATGGGTTCAACTGTATCGGCTTGTTTAGCGACACCGTTCAAAATCAAAGGTATTAACTATTCAATCAGTTCGGCATGCTCTACTTCTGCACACTGTATCGGTACTGCTGTTGAACAAATTCAGCTAGGTAAACAGGACGTTGTTTTTGCAGGTGGAGGGGAAGAACTTCACTGGACTATGTCTGTTATGTTTGATGCCATGGGTGCGCTTTCTACTAAGAATAACGATAATCCTGATAAGGCGTCTCGTGCTTACGATGTTGATCGTGATGGTTTTGTTATCGCTGGTGGTGGTGGAATGGTTGTGGTTGAAGAACTTGAACACGCTCTAGCTCGTGGTGCAAAAATTTATGCTGAAATCACTGGTTACGGTGCTAACTCTGATGGATACGACATGGTTGCGCCATCTGGTGAAGGTGCTGTTCGTTGTATGAATATGGCTCTTGCTACTGTTGATGGTGATGTTGATTACATCAATCCTCATGGAACGTCTACGCCCGTTGGTGATACAAAAGAAGCTGCTGCTATCCGTGAAGTATTTGGAGAGAAAGTACCTATGATTAGTTCTACTAAATCTTTATCAGGTCACTCTTTAGGTGCCGCTGGAGTTCATGAGTTTATTTATAGCTTAATGATGTTAGAAAATGATTTTGTCTGTGCTTCAGCTAATATTGAGAACCTAGACCCAGAATGTGAAGGTATGCCGATTGTTACTGAGCGCATTGATAATGCTGGTCTTAACCGTATTATGAGTAACAGCTTCGGATTTGGTGGTACAAATGCATCTGTTGTTTTTGAACGTTATAAAGCGTAA
- a CDS encoding M16 family metallopeptidase produces MLFLKKTFPHFATGLMLSLVSFTSIASVTEFTLDNQMKVLVKQDNRAPVVVHQVWYRVGSHFEHSGKTGISHILEHMMFKGTKDLKPGEFSKIVSKMGGSENAFTSTDFTAYYQVVGKQHLSEVMRLESDRMRNIILTDEEFIKERDVVTEERRWRTEDKPSGKLYEQFKATAFMSSPAHHPVIGWMSDIRSWTAEDARNWYQQWYAPNNATLVVVGDVDPQDVYALAKKHYGKNKPEEITAPRPQVEIAQEGERRITLKGATKTPSILMGFHAPTLVTAKDETEKQEVFALEVLSSILDGDDSARLTKNLVRKEQVVASAGAGYDGTDRLTTLFMFSATPSEGVPPEKAEAAIWQEINKLKTELVSQQELERVLAQSEAQYIYHQDSTQSQANVLGSLVSVGLPADTLDTWVDELRKVTPEQVRAVAKKYLHEDKVTVATLIPNGKQVKKSANHVSHAGGAH; encoded by the coding sequence ATGTTGTTTTTGAAAAAAACATTTCCCCATTTTGCTACAGGGCTTATGTTGTCTCTGGTCAGTTTTACGTCTATTGCCAGTGTCACAGAGTTTACGTTAGATAATCAGATGAAAGTGTTGGTCAAACAAGATAATCGCGCGCCAGTGGTTGTTCATCAAGTTTGGTATCGAGTGGGTTCTCACTTTGAACATAGTGGTAAAACTGGTATTTCGCATATCCTTGAACATATGATGTTTAAAGGCACAAAAGATCTAAAACCTGGAGAGTTTTCTAAAATCGTATCCAAGATGGGAGGTTCTGAAAATGCGTTTACCTCTACAGATTTTACCGCTTATTACCAAGTAGTCGGCAAACAGCATTTGTCTGAAGTAATGCGTTTAGAAAGCGACCGTATGCGTAATATCATTCTAACGGACGAAGAGTTTATTAAAGAACGTGATGTGGTAACAGAAGAGCGTCGCTGGCGTACTGAAGATAAACCGAGTGGTAAGTTGTATGAACAGTTCAAAGCGACAGCTTTTATGAGTAGTCCTGCTCATCATCCTGTTATTGGTTGGATGTCAGACATTCGCAGTTGGACAGCCGAAGATGCTCGTAATTGGTATCAGCAATGGTATGCGCCTAATAATGCAACTTTAGTGGTTGTGGGCGATGTTGATCCTCAAGACGTGTATGCTTTAGCTAAAAAACACTACGGTAAAAATAAGCCAGAAGAAATCACTGCCCCTCGACCACAGGTTGAAATTGCACAGGAAGGTGAACGCAGGATTACTTTAAAAGGCGCAACAAAGACACCGAGTATTTTAATGGGCTTTCATGCGCCAACTTTAGTAACAGCAAAGGATGAAACTGAAAAGCAGGAAGTTTTTGCTTTAGAAGTGTTAAGTTCGATTTTAGATGGTGATGATTCCGCTAGATTGACTAAGAACTTGGTACGAAAAGAACAAGTCGTTGCCAGTGCGGGTGCAGGTTATGACGGAACCGACCGACTCACCACTTTGTTTATGTTTAGTGCGACACCATCAGAAGGTGTCCCGCCAGAAAAAGCGGAGGCTGCAATTTGGCAGGAAATTAACAAGTTAAAAACTGAGTTAGTTTCACAGCAAGAGTTGGAGCGTGTATTAGCTCAGTCAGAAGCTCAATATATCTATCACCAAGATTCTACTCAATCTCAGGCCAATGTTTTAGGGTCATTGGTGAGTGTTGGTTTACCTGCGGATACATTAGATACCTGGGTCGATGAGTTACGTAAAGTCACGCCAGAACAAGTTAGAGCCGTAGCCAAAAAATATTTACATGAAGATAAAGTGACGGTTGCCACCTTAATACCAAACGGTAAGCAGGTCAAAAAATCAGCAAATCACGTAAGCCATGCTGGAGGTGCACACTAA
- a CDS encoding DUF2914 domain-containing protein — translation MQLPDTDNIDYQYAFKKGYRMAIDGKRVTSMPSNIRRDMGMRDYFQQGWEQAVEDMSLTQEFHNKPNWRSRFIWFAFMILGGIATASLMINNIESEIAAQQALISGEQSNTTNQPTSQQNIVQKNTITSIDSNPNNEIPLSLLSKEQRKDLELTQRQKTIVETLELEPIIESSISILRAELSQDIESRTPINILQNQVPKYIRKLNFFTEVSGANGQTIYHRWRTDTQILATVKLEIESNKYKTWSSKKLSSAWLGQWYVEVLDHNQNVIYRKPFYYGNSQ, via the coding sequence ATGCAGCTACCTGATACCGACAATATTGATTACCAATATGCCTTCAAGAAAGGCTACAGAATGGCTATTGATGGAAAGCGCGTTACCAGTATGCCAAGCAATATACGCAGAGATATGGGAATGCGAGACTATTTTCAGCAAGGTTGGGAACAAGCTGTTGAAGACATGTCGCTTACTCAAGAGTTTCATAACAAACCTAATTGGCGCAGTCGTTTTATCTGGTTTGCTTTTATGATTTTAGGAGGCATCGCTACTGCTAGCCTAATGATTAATAACATTGAGTCTGAAATTGCTGCTCAACAAGCACTGATTTCTGGTGAACAAAGCAACACCACCAATCAACCTACTTCACAACAAAACATTGTACAAAAGAACACAATCACTTCTATTGACTCTAATCCCAACAATGAGATACCACTATCCTTGCTTTCAAAAGAGCAACGTAAAGATTTAGAGTTAACCCAAAGACAAAAAACCATTGTAGAGACATTAGAACTTGAACCCATTATTGAAAGCTCAATTAGCATATTACGAGCAGAACTTAGTCAAGATATAGAGTCGCGCACTCCCATAAATATTCTACAAAACCAGGTTCCCAAATATATTCGTAAACTTAACTTCTTTACTGAAGTGAGTGGTGCGAATGGCCAAACAATTTATCATCGTTGGAGAACCGATACTCAGATTTTAGCTACCGTTAAGCTAGAAATAGAAAGCAATAAATACAAAACCTGGTCATCAAAAAAGTTGAGTAGCGCTTGGCTAGGCCAATGGTACGTAGAGGTCTTAGACCATAACCAGAATGTTATTTATCGTAAACCGTTTTACTATGGAAACTCGCAATGA
- the fabA gene encoding 3-hydroxyacyl-[acyl-carrier-protein] dehydratase FabA — translation MEQQSSYTKEELLSSGRGELFGPGNAQLPLPPMLMMDRITHISEEGGAYGKGLIKAEFDINPDLWFFECHFNEDPVMPGCLGVDAMWQLIGFFLGWTGGPGRGRALGSGEIKFYGQVLPTAKKVEYVIDMKRVIKRKLYMGLGDAKMYVDGREIYSATDLKVGLFTNTDSF, via the coding sequence ATGGAACAACAATCTAGTTATACTAAAGAAGAATTATTATCAAGTGGTCGTGGAGAGCTTTTCGGACCAGGCAATGCACAATTACCGTTACCACCAATGTTGATGATGGACCGTATCACACATATCTCTGAAGAGGGCGGTGCTTACGGTAAAGGTCTGATTAAGGCTGAATTTGATATTAACCCTGACTTATGGTTTTTCGAATGTCACTTTAATGAAGATCCTGTAATGCCTGGTTGTTTGGGTGTTGATGCTATGTGGCAGCTAATTGGATTTTTCTTAGGTTGGACTGGTGGTCCAGGTCGTGGCCGAGCTTTAGGTTCAGGTGAGATTAAATTCTATGGACAAGTTCTACCAACCGCTAAGAAAGTAGAATATGTGATTGATATGAAACGTGTCATTAAACGTAAGCTTTATATGGGCTTAGGTGATGCTAAAATGTACGTCGATGGTCGTGAAATTTACAGTGCAACTGACCTTAAAGTTGGCCTATTTACTAATACGGATAGTTTTTAA
- the tyrS gene encoding tyrosine--tRNA ligase encodes MKTVQEQLAIIKRGAEEILVEKELIEKLESGKPLRVKAGFDPTAADLHLGHTVLINKLKQFQDLGHEVLFLIGDFTAMIGDPTGKSVTRPPLTAEEVAQNAETYKEQVFKILDPAKTKVVFNSEWMSKMSAAEMIQLAGKMTVARMLERNDFGDRYAANTPIAIHEFLYPLVQGYDSVAMDADIELGGTDQKFNLLMGRTLQGHYGKPQQCTLTMPILEGLDGVQKMSKSLNNYIGIKDAPNDMFGKVMSVSDELMWRYYELLSFESIETIEGLKEAIANGENPRNVKVKLALELITRFHSAEDAQNALKDFETKFSKNAIPDDIDEVAIEGEMPLANLLKEAGLVASTSDGHRMTKQGAVKINGEKVDDSRQLMPVGTTAVYQVGKRKFAKITIS; translated from the coding sequence ATGAAAACAGTACAAGAGCAGTTGGCCATTATTAAGCGTGGCGCAGAAGAAATTCTAGTTGAAAAAGAATTAATCGAAAAACTAGAGAGTGGTAAGCCGCTTCGTGTTAAGGCTGGTTTTGATCCTACCGCTGCAGATCTACACTTAGGTCATACAGTCTTAATTAATAAATTAAAACAATTTCAAGATTTAGGGCACGAAGTCCTATTCTTAATTGGTGACTTTACCGCCATGATTGGTGATCCGACTGGTAAGAGTGTTACTCGTCCACCATTAACGGCTGAAGAAGTTGCTCAGAACGCAGAGACATATAAAGAACAAGTCTTCAAGATTTTAGATCCTGCAAAAACTAAAGTTGTCTTTAACTCAGAATGGATGTCAAAGATGTCTGCAGCTGAGATGATTCAATTGGCAGGCAAGATGACAGTTGCGCGTATGTTGGAACGTAATGATTTTGGCGATCGCTATGCAGCTAATACGCCGATTGCTATTCATGAGTTCTTGTACCCTTTAGTTCAAGGTTATGATTCAGTTGCGATGGATGCAGATATTGAGTTAGGTGGAACAGATCAAAAGTTCAACTTACTTATGGGGCGTACTCTGCAAGGTCATTATGGTAAGCCACAACAATGTACCTTAACTATGCCAATTCTTGAAGGTTTAGATGGTGTTCAAAAGATGTCTAAGTCTTTAAATAACTATATAGGTATTAAAGACGCACCAAACGATATGTTCGGTAAAGTGATGTCGGTTTCTGATGAGTTAATGTGGCGTTACTACGAATTATTAAGTTTTGAGAGTATTGAAACCATTGAGGGGCTTAAAGAAGCGATTGCTAATGGTGAAAATCCACGTAATGTTAAAGTTAAGTTAGCTTTGGAGTTAATTACACGATTCCATTCAGCAGAAGATGCGCAAAATGCATTAAAAGATTTTGAAACTAAATTTAGTAAAAATGCGATTCCAGATGATATTGATGAAGTCGCTATTGAAGGTGAAATGCCTTTAGCCAACCTGCTTAAAGAAGCAGGCCTGGTAGCTTCAACATCAGACGGTCATCGGATGACTAAGCAAGGTGCGGTTAAGATTAATGGTGAGAAGGTTGATGATAGTCGTCAACTAATGCCTGTTGGAACAACAGCGGTTTACCAAGTAGGTAAGCGTAAGTTTGCAAAAATCACAATTAGTTAA